In Macrobrachium rosenbergii isolate ZJJX-2024 chromosome 16, ASM4041242v1, whole genome shotgun sequence, a single genomic region encodes these proteins:
- the mts gene encoding serine/threonine-protein phosphatase 2A catalytic subunit beta isoform, with product MDDKTQMKELNQWIDQLMECKQLAENQVKTLCEKAKEVLAKESNVQEVKSPVTVCGDVHGQFHDLMELFKIGGRSPDTNYLFMGDYVDRGYYSVETVTLLVCLKVRYRERITILRGNHESRQITQVYGFYDECLRKYGNANVWKYFTDLFDYLPLTALVDTQIFCLHGGLSPSIDTLDHIRALDRLQEVPHEGPMCDLLWSDPDDRGGWGISPRGAGYTFGQDISETFNHSNGLTLVSRAHQLVMEGYNWCHDRNVVTIFSAPNYCYRCGNQAAIMELDDSLKYSFLQFDPAPRRGEPHVTRRTPDYFL from the exons ATGGATGACAAAACGCAAATGAAGGAGTTGAATCAGTGGATAGACCAGTTGATGGAGTGTAAACAGTTGGCcgaaaatcaagtgaaaacacTTTGCGAGAAG GCAAAGGAGGTTTTGGCAAAAGAGAGTAATGTACAAGAAGTCAAATCACCTGTTACCGTGTGTGGGGATGTTCACGGACAATTTCATGACCTCATGGAACTTTTTAAGATAGGAGGTCGATCGCCAGATACCAACTACCTATTTATGGGAGATTATGTTGACAGAGGTTATTATTCGGTAGAAACAGTCACATTGTTAGTTTGTTTAAAG GTTCGGTATAGGGAAAGGATAACCATTCTTCGAGGCAACCACGAATCGCGACAGATTACACAAGTTTATGGCTTTTATGATGAATGCctaagaaaatatggaaatgccAATGTTTGGAAGTACTTCACTGATTTATTTGATTATCTTCCTTTAACGGCTTTAGTGGATACTCAAATATTCTGCCTACATGGTGGACTATCGCCCTCCATAGATACACTTGATCACATTAGAGCATTAGATCGTCTACAAGAGGTACCACACGAG GGACCTATGTGTGACTTACTATGGTCAGATCCAGATGACCGTGGTGGTTGGGGCATCTCCCCAAGAGGAGCTGGTTATACGTTTGGTCAAGACATTTCGGAGACATTCAACCATTCAAATGGCCTAACCCTAGTCTCTCGTGCCCATCAACTTGTTATGGAGGGCTACAATTGGTGCCACGATAGAAATGTTGTCACAATTTTCTCTGCACCCAACTACTGCTATCGTTGTGGTAACCAGGCGGCTATCATGGAATTGGATGATTCTTTAAAGTATTCTTT CTTGCAGTTTGACCCAGCACCAAGGAGAGGAGAGCCACACGTAACTCGCCGAACTCCAGATTATTTCCTTTAG